Proteins from a genomic interval of Lusitaniella coriacea LEGE 07157:
- a CDS encoding PqqD family protein: MLSIELTQKIAPVEDVLMQNLADEAVLLNLQNEAYYGLDDVGTRMLTVLQASESIKIAYQQLAEEYEVDPAVLKQDLLDFIEKLLEHGLVRLSE, from the coding sequence ATGCTCTCAATCGAACTGACTCAAAAGATCGCTCCTGTTGAAGATGTCTTGATGCAAAACCTCGCCGACGAAGCAGTTCTGCTCAATCTGCAAAACGAAGCCTACTACGGCTTAGACGATGTGGGAACCCGAATGTTGACCGTGCTGCAAGCGTCGGAATCCATCAAAATAGCCTATCAGCAGCTTGCAGAAGAGTACGAAGTGGATCCAGCCGTTCTCAAACAAGATTTACTCGATTTTATTGAAAAACTTCTCGAACACGGGTTAGTTAGACTCAGCGAGTAG
- a CDS encoding asparagine synthetase B family protein has translation MSGICGILHLDEEPIDRALLKKMTAFLAYRGSDAKNLWIEGSVAFGHCLLRTTNEAVRERQPYTLDGETYIIADARIDGRETLIPRLQAKGCEVTTKDPDSALILHAYGVWGEDCLEYLLGDFAFGIWDERKQRLFCARDPFGIKLFYYAHLGNCFIFSNTLNCIRCHPKVSQELNDRAIADFLLFDLNTDLKTTTFADIQCLPAASKLTLEAGNLQQKTYWTLPIPEQIRYKKATDYLEHFRELMGLAVKDRLRAENASIFLSGGLDSTAIALAAVEGATPLNLQAITVGYERLIPDEERDYAQLAAKALEIPSTYLIADDCTLYQGWDKSELHFPEPRHAPLALITLKQLQQAARHSPIVLCGQGGDEALKFSTVAEMLPGMPWRNIAVDAVRCLLFYNLQPAWGSGFLGQIRRWQGKQPQLPSLPPWLNPDLVERFDLNARWERFQQPSAKGFHPPRDRAYQSLQPTPLWNLNFVAYDPGTTQIPVEVRLPFLDLRLLDYLLSLPPLPWCADKTLLRLALRGKLPDPICQRPKTPLAANPVCAHFKNQQATLLQNFTPSSQLKAYINPQKWQEVLSCKMSTWQTWRNLRPISLGYWLEGFKHPF, from the coding sequence ATGAGCGGCATTTGCGGCATCTTACACTTAGATGAAGAACCGATCGATCGCGCGTTACTGAAAAAAATGACGGCGTTCTTGGCGTATCGGGGATCTGACGCAAAAAATTTGTGGATTGAGGGGTCTGTGGCATTTGGACATTGCTTATTGCGAACGACCAACGAAGCAGTACGGGAACGACAACCCTACACCCTAGATGGCGAGACATACATTATCGCCGACGCGCGAATTGATGGTAGAGAAACTTTAATTCCCCGACTGCAAGCGAAAGGGTGTGAAGTAACAACAAAAGATCCCGATAGCGCTTTAATTCTCCATGCTTATGGAGTTTGGGGGGAAGATTGCCTCGAATATTTATTGGGAGATTTTGCCTTTGGAATTTGGGATGAGAGGAAACAGCGTTTATTTTGCGCCCGCGATCCTTTCGGCATTAAATTGTTCTACTACGCCCATCTAGGAAACTGTTTCATTTTCAGCAATACCCTGAACTGTATTCGCTGCCATCCTAAAGTGTCCCAGGAATTAAACGATCGCGCGATCGCGGACTTTCTCCTGTTCGACCTTAACACCGACCTCAAAACCACCACCTTCGCCGATATTCAGTGCTTGCCAGCAGCCTCAAAACTGACCCTCGAAGCGGGAAACCTACAACAAAAAACTTACTGGACGCTGCCCATTCCCGAACAAATTCGCTACAAAAAGGCAACGGATTACCTCGAACATTTCCGAGAATTAATGGGTCTAGCGGTTAAAGATCGCCTGCGCGCTGAAAATGCCTCGATTTTCCTCAGTGGCGGATTAGACTCGACTGCTATTGCCCTTGCCGCTGTCGAAGGGGCAACCCCCCTCAATCTACAAGCCATTACAGTCGGCTACGAGCGCCTCATTCCCGATGAGGAAAGGGACTATGCCCAACTCGCCGCCAAAGCGCTAGAAATCCCTTCTACCTACCTTATAGCCGACGATTGCACTCTCTACCAAGGATGGGACAAATCCGAACTCCACTTTCCCGAACCTCGCCATGCCCCCCTTGCCCTGATTACCCTCAAGCAACTGCAACAAGCTGCCCGCCATAGTCCCATCGTCCTTTGCGGTCAAGGCGGCGACGAAGCCCTAAAATTCTCCACCGTCGCAGAAATGTTACCCGGAATGCCTTGGAGAAATATTGCGGTAGATGCGGTACGCTGCCTTCTGTTTTACAACTTACAACCCGCCTGGGGATCGGGTTTTTTAGGGCAAATTCGACGCTGGCAAGGCAAACAACCGCAACTCCCGTCCTTACCCCCTTGGCTTAATCCAGATTTGGTCGAACGCTTCGATTTAAATGCCCGGTGGGAGAGATTTCAACAGCCCTCAGCCAAAGGTTTTCATCCACCGCGCGATCGCGCCTATCAAAGTTTACAACCCACTCCTTTATGGAACCTCAATTTTGTCGCCTACGACCCCGGTACAACCCAAATTCCCGTAGAAGTCCGCTTGCCCTTTCTCGATTTGCGCCTGCTCGACTATCTCCTTTCCCTCCCTCCGCTCCCCTGGTGCGCGGACAAAACACTGTTGCGCCTTGCCTTGCGGGGCAAACTGCCAGATCCCATTTGTCAGCGACCCAAAACGCCTCTTGCCGCTAATCCCGTTTGCGCGCACTTCAAAAATCAACAGGCAACACTTCTGCAAAACTTCACCCCCTCATCCCAACTCAAAGCCTATATCAACCCGCAAAAATGGCAAGAAGTTCTATCGTGTAAGATGAGTACTTGGCAAACTTGGAGAAATTTACGCCCCATCAGTCTGGGGTACTGGTTGGAGGGTTTTAAGCACCCCTTTTGA